In a genomic window of Spiroplasma melliferum:
- a CDS encoding DNA translocase, giving the protein MGKESYDDQNEKTAILKVEKKPRRNDSIGWVIGALLVTFFTILAVARITLIGQFIDDVLFTFAFGWFKYLMYFVCLVLGLTIFIGVRIRLKSRVIWMIVTFIILSCWLVSSILLIYQYANGQMAYFDKTVFLDVVKNYLQRWQDASIFNPNHPVTFVNFNGAWITLYAGGGMIGNFLAGIASYTTIFGSLILCLSVFLLWGSWVTTGTAIGMFLPKNERQQQGVRVLRLSANRRQKQNIYQNFNIPDEELFSARQVMHTTEASDITIQMPSYTALHDQHLIDDLIADDFVGKKKMKQNYVRFDNQTSSTPELRKEPFNDYHSMSSQPSHSSSLPHRSRMQLTPDQYIQPRNRRSNSTHLNKKLDDLPVYGSSYGKDINIDVARDKLNSATDITPFGKINRGGNSTTLKQTSFYDEQLPTEEFNPTPSEQFETVDINEGIYHRQSNQEYHHTLEPYQDEYYPNYEAPLMEQQHFDMPYQPPHRVVKPKSIEINKKFSQTVSRRNTFNNPHYKLPNLGLLSPKEDNRRNNERNKLAAQKKAVKINQVFQQFNIAASVQGINIGPTITKFEVQMQPGVKVNKIMHLENDLKYALATQNVRIEAPIQGKSAVGIEIANEISNKVTLREIMERLPLEKQDRKLLVGIGRSVNGEIIFVELDKMPHLLVAGSTGSGKSVCINTILSSLILRTKPSEVKLLLIDPKQVELAVYNNLPHLLAPVITDTKLANSALKKIIAEMERRYSILSERGVRNIESFNKKVTPKDRLPYVVVVIDELADLMMTAGKDIEDSIMRITQLARAAGIHMVIATQRPSTDVITGVIKTNIPSRISFSVTSAIDSRTILDQGGAEKLIGYGDMLYAPAGQNIPTRAQGAFISDDEIQRLVDFCRAQQEPDYDEEFLNIEINSETGGGNENDNIDSLYQEVKRFVILNQKASTSLIQRKFSIGYNRASRLIDALEENGIIGPQNGAKPRDVYVQNIDLDDNPFNDGGYW; this is encoded by the coding sequence ATGGGAAAGGAATCTTATGATGATCAGAATGAGAAAACTGCAATCTTAAAAGTCGAAAAAAAACCGCGTCGTAATGATTCCATCGGGTGAGTAATTGGAGCATTATTAGTGACATTTTTTACTATTCTTGCAGTAGCACGAATTACTTTAATTGGGCAATTTATTGATGATGTTTTATTTACATTTGCGTTTGGTTGATTTAAGTATCTAATGTATTTTGTATGTTTAGTATTAGGACTTACAATTTTTATTGGGGTACGAATTCGATTAAAATCACGGGTAATTTGAATGATAGTAACCTTTATTATTTTGTCATGCTGATTGGTAAGCAGTATTTTATTAATTTATCAATATGCTAATGGTCAAATGGCATATTTTGATAAAACTGTTTTTTTAGATGTTGTTAAGAATTATTTGCAACGATGACAAGATGCATCGATTTTTAATCCTAATCACCCAGTGACATTTGTTAATTTTAATGGTGCTTGAATTACTTTATATGCTGGGGGTGGTATGATTGGAAATTTTCTAGCGGGGATTGCTAGTTATACTACCATTTTTGGTTCTTTAATTTTGTGTTTATCAGTTTTTTTATTATGAGGAAGTTGAGTAACGACAGGAACAGCAATTGGAATGTTTTTGCCAAAAAATGAACGTCAACAACAAGGAGTGCGTGTTTTGCGTTTATCAGCAAATCGCCGTCAAAAGCAAAATATTTACCAAAATTTTAATATTCCCGATGAGGAATTATTTTCTGCTCGTCAAGTTATGCATACCACAGAAGCATCAGATATTACAATTCAAATGCCATCATACACAGCTTTACATGACCAACATTTAATTGATGATTTAATTGCCGATGATTTTGTTGGCAAGAAAAAAATGAAACAAAATTATGTTCGTTTTGATAATCAAACTAGTTCCACCCCAGAATTACGAAAAGAACCTTTTAATGATTATCATTCAATGTCTTCGCAACCATCACATTCTTCATCACTACCACACCGTTCAAGAATGCAATTAACTCCTGACCAATATATTCAACCACGTAATCGTCGTAGTAATAGTACTCATCTTAATAAAAAACTTGATGATTTACCAGTTTATGGTTCTTCATATGGAAAAGATATTAATATTGATGTTGCACGAGATAAGTTGAATTCAGCAACCGATATTACACCTTTTGGTAAAATTAATCGAGGTGGTAATTCAACAACTTTAAAGCAAACATCATTTTATGATGAACAATTACCAACGGAAGAATTTAATCCAACTCCATCAGAGCAATTTGAAACAGTTGATATTAATGAAGGAATTTATCATCGACAAAGTAATCAAGAATATCATCATACATTAGAACCATACCAAGATGAGTATTATCCTAATTATGAGGCACCATTAATGGAACAACAACATTTTGACATGCCTTATCAACCACCACACCGTGTTGTGAAACCCAAGTCAATTGAAATTAATAAAAAATTTAGTCAAACTGTTTCACGTCGAAATACTTTTAATAATCCGCATTATAAATTACCAAATTTAGGTTTATTAAGTCCAAAGGAAGACAATCGTCGTAATAATGAACGAAATAAACTTGCTGCACAAAAGAAAGCAGTGAAAATTAATCAGGTTTTTCAACAATTTAATATTGCTGCTAGTGTGCAAGGGATTAATATTGGGCCAACTATTACAAAATTTGAGGTTCAAATGCAACCAGGAGTAAAAGTTAATAAAATTATGCATTTAGAAAATGATTTAAAATATGCTTTAGCTACCCAAAATGTTCGAATTGAAGCACCAATTCAAGGAAAGTCAGCAGTTGGGATTGAAATTGCTAATGAAATTAGTAATAAAGTAACATTACGTGAAATTATGGAGCGATTACCATTAGAAAAACAAGATCGTAAATTATTAGTTGGAATTGGTCGTAGTGTGAATGGGGAAATTATTTTTGTTGAATTAGATAAAATGCCACATTTATTAGTTGCTGGTTCAACGGGTAGTGGAAAATCTGTTTGTATTAATACCATTTTATCATCACTAATATTACGAACAAAACCATCGGAAGTTAAATTATTATTAATTGATCCAAAACAGGTTGAACTAGCTGTTTATAATAATTTGCCACATTTATTAGCCCCAGTTATTACAGACACTAAATTAGCAAATTCCGCCTTGAAAAAAATAATTGCTGAAATGGAACGTCGTTATAGTATATTATCAGAACGTGGAGTTCGTAATATTGAATCCTTTAATAAAAAAGTTACGCCAAAAGACCGTTTACCTTATGTTGTTGTTGTAATTGATGAGTTAGCTGATTTAATGATGACAGCTGGAAAAGATATTGAAGATTCAATTATGCGAATTACGCAATTAGCGCGTGCTGCTGGAATTCATATGGTGATTGCAACACAACGACCATCAACAGATGTTATTACTGGAGTAATTAAAACAAATATTCCATCACGAATTTCCTTTTCAGTTACCTCGGCAATTGATTCTCGAACAATTTTAGACCAAGGTGGTGCAGAAAAACTAATTGGTTATGGTGATATGTTATATGCACCAGCAGGACAAAATATTCCAACTCGTGCACAGGGAGCATTTATTTCCGATGATGAAATTCAACGATTAGTTGATTTTTGTCGTGCGCAACAAGAACCTGATTATGATGAAGAGTTTTTAAATATTGAAATAAATAGTGAAACAGGTGGTGGCAATGAAAATGATAATATTGATTCATTGTATCAAGAAGTTAAACGCTTTGTTATTTTAAATCAAAAAGCTTCAACATCTTTAATTCAACGAAAATTTTCAATTGGATATAATCGTGCTAGTCGCTTAATTGATGCTTTAGAAGAAAATGGCATTATTGGTCCTCAAAATGGTGCAAAACCACGAGATGTCTATGTTCAAAATATTGACTTAGAT